The following are from one region of the Actinoplanes sp. L3-i22 genome:
- a CDS encoding bifunctional diguanylate cyclase/phosphodiesterase has product MSETGTNDDATDQRLRLLIGLVVMVAAGVVALWTVYVFHVPEPRPPTLVLVLLCGAVIVTNRLRVFVRIKSSFFGTAWGEVPVLVGLALLPPVWVVLCAAVGQGILRTAIRAGVRKTAFAVSKETLTVSAAAAAFLALGIRPHLTAPDLPVLALVAGLLAYALVDDLVFTPVLATNSHISIGRAARQNLTGKIISHLGQLIACLIVLWVLATDANVLLLLVVPLVVACMHLWQSRTTRTRQERESWQRLAKATDELNAVDLTQVLHSATTRAAQIFSAAEAAIDLPYRSVRATGAVVLSDTPPGGGPARADETTVDLVAHDGGMRVGVLRLRFGGTVRLTEVEQYKLRTFASAVCTAIRNAQAYAELARIAAENAHAATHDPLTGLPNRRQLYDRAGRLFTDTGHDGLVALLLIDLNHFKEVNDTLGHAAGDVVLREVADRLNGSAQPGDLVARLGGDEFAVLLTGLPTPALAGHRAATMLGALEPSIEVEGMRITVEAAGGIALAAGAGSVEELMRRADIAMYQAKRAGEPTTIYAHARDTADVERLMLTGELRRAVSQHEFTVDFQPIVDLGSGEVISAEALARWKHPDQGDLTPVQFLEAVERSGQLPAFVDAVLEQSLLAMQTWREAGFDLPVAVNVSPRSLLDPNFPAAVLARLEHHDVSPGQLILELAETLTLSQIDVVERALAELRNAGVRLAVDDFGTGVSSLSVLSRIPVHELKIDREFVAAVETSAEAAAVIRTTVDLARNLHLTVVAEGVESEPQRRALWELGCLAGQGHLFARPLSAARLLGTLQRGSGGRPGVLASALHDAGAVVRMPARRVARAGRSSLPHLPA; this is encoded by the coding sequence ATGTCTGAGACCGGCACCAACGACGACGCGACCGATCAGCGGCTTCGGCTGCTCATCGGTCTCGTCGTCATGGTGGCCGCCGGTGTCGTCGCGCTCTGGACGGTTTACGTCTTCCACGTCCCCGAACCCCGGCCGCCGACCCTGGTGCTCGTCCTGCTCTGCGGAGCGGTGATCGTCACCAACCGGCTGCGGGTCTTCGTCCGGATCAAGTCCAGCTTCTTCGGCACCGCCTGGGGTGAGGTGCCGGTGCTGGTCGGCCTGGCCCTGCTGCCACCCGTCTGGGTGGTGCTCTGCGCGGCGGTCGGCCAGGGCATTCTTCGGACAGCGATCCGAGCCGGCGTCCGGAAAACCGCGTTCGCGGTGTCCAAGGAGACCCTCACGGTCAGCGCCGCGGCGGCCGCCTTCCTCGCCCTCGGCATCCGCCCCCACCTCACCGCGCCGGATCTGCCGGTGCTCGCTCTGGTCGCCGGCCTGCTGGCCTACGCGCTGGTCGACGACCTGGTGTTCACGCCGGTCCTGGCCACGAATTCACACATCAGCATCGGACGGGCGGCCCGGCAGAACCTGACCGGCAAGATCATCAGCCACCTCGGCCAGCTGATCGCCTGCCTGATCGTGCTCTGGGTGCTGGCCACCGATGCGAACGTGCTGCTCCTGCTGGTCGTCCCGCTCGTTGTGGCTTGCATGCACCTCTGGCAGTCGCGCACCACCCGGACGCGGCAGGAGCGCGAATCCTGGCAACGCCTGGCCAAGGCCACCGACGAGCTGAACGCCGTCGACCTCACCCAGGTGCTGCACTCCGCGACGACCCGCGCGGCACAGATCTTCTCGGCGGCCGAGGCCGCGATCGACCTGCCCTACCGGAGCGTCCGCGCCACCGGGGCCGTGGTGCTCAGCGACACCCCGCCCGGCGGTGGCCCGGCCCGGGCCGACGAGACCACGGTGGACCTGGTCGCGCACGACGGCGGCATGCGCGTCGGCGTGCTGCGGCTGCGCTTCGGCGGGACCGTCCGGCTGACCGAGGTCGAGCAGTACAAGCTGCGTACCTTCGCGTCGGCGGTCTGCACGGCGATCCGCAACGCGCAGGCGTACGCCGAGCTCGCCCGGATCGCCGCGGAGAACGCGCACGCCGCCACCCACGATCCGCTCACCGGCCTGCCCAACCGGCGGCAGCTGTACGACCGGGCCGGCCGCCTCTTCACCGACACCGGTCACGACGGCCTGGTCGCCCTGCTGCTGATCGACCTGAACCACTTCAAAGAGGTGAACGACACGCTCGGGCACGCGGCCGGCGACGTCGTGCTGCGCGAGGTGGCCGACCGGCTCAACGGCTCGGCCCAGCCCGGTGACCTGGTCGCCCGGCTCGGCGGCGACGAGTTCGCGGTGCTGCTCACCGGCCTGCCGACGCCCGCGCTGGCCGGTCATCGCGCCGCCACGATGCTCGGCGCGCTGGAGCCGAGCATCGAGGTCGAGGGCATGCGGATCACCGTCGAGGCGGCCGGCGGGATCGCGCTCGCGGCCGGCGCGGGCAGTGTCGAGGAGTTGATGCGGCGCGCCGACATCGCTATGTACCAGGCGAAACGCGCCGGCGAGCCGACCACGATCTACGCCCACGCGCGGGACACCGCGGACGTCGAGCGGCTGATGCTGACCGGAGAGTTGCGGCGCGCGGTCAGCCAGCACGAGTTCACTGTGGACTTCCAGCCGATCGTCGACCTGGGCAGCGGCGAGGTCATCTCGGCCGAGGCCCTGGCCCGGTGGAAGCACCCGGACCAGGGCGATCTCACCCCGGTGCAGTTCCTCGAGGCGGTCGAGCGCTCCGGGCAGCTGCCCGCCTTCGTGGACGCGGTGCTCGAACAGTCGCTGCTGGCCATGCAGACCTGGCGGGAGGCCGGCTTCGACCTGCCGGTGGCGGTCAACGTGTCGCCGCGCAGCCTGCTCGACCCGAACTTCCCGGCCGCGGTGCTGGCCCGGCTGGAACACCACGACGTGTCACCCGGTCAGCTGATTCTCGAGCTCGCCGAGACCCTCACGCTCAGCCAGATCGACGTGGTCGAGCGGGCCCTCGCGGAACTTCGCAACGCCGGGGTGCGGCTGGCCGTCGACGACTTCGGCACCGGGGTGTCGTCGCTCTCCGTCCTGTCCCGGATCCCGGTGCACGAGCTCAAGATCGATCGGGAGTTCGTGGCCGCGGTGGAGACGTCCGCGGAGGCCGCGGCGGTCATCCGGACCACCGTCGACCTGGCGCGCAACCTGCATCTGACGGTGGTGGCCGAGGGCGTCGAGAGCGAGCCGCAACGGCGCGCGCTGTGGGAGCTGGGATGCCTCGCCGGTCAGGGCCACCTGTTCGCGCGGCCGCTCTCCGCCGCCCGGCTCCTCGGGACGTTGCAGCGTGGCTCGGGCGGGCGGCCCGGGGTGCTCGCGTCGGCGCTGCACGACGCGGGGGCCGTGGTGCGGATGCCGGCCCGGCGGGTGGCCAGGGCGGGGAGATCTTCTCTGCCACACTTGCCGGCGTGA
- a CDS encoding glycosyltransferase 87 family protein → MTEPAGGLLGRVDRAAGGLAADLGLYLVSGAFALVTGLTSTLLPHRGWGLIAAWGYLVAALVVVGQLLAQRAAPAVAGDRIRAWLAWLTWGAVALVPLLVEAVQRAGGRTDRAQEEVLVVEAMGKSLLEHGTPYLSRDAIAALPLPLTGYRPYQPGMAVFGLPRALAGDHWWTDARIWFAITAVLAVGGAVALLRSFTPFPVRAIQAATVLPVTALTLATGGDDIPVLALCLLALALAAVGRFGWSGVAVGAAAAAKLFAFPVVAVLAVLALVTGRGRRFLPFAVGLPVLALVPPLLVNADSLIENVLRFPLGHGLVTSPAQSPFPGYLIAQHLPGGHVLASALLGGAALVIGWLLLRRPPRDAGRAALFCGWGLLAAILLMPTTRFGYLLYPVAFLVWAATLSRQAQETHRFFRPVG, encoded by the coding sequence GTGACGGAACCTGCCGGCGGACTGCTCGGGCGTGTCGACCGGGCGGCCGGTGGGCTCGCGGCCGACCTCGGGCTGTATCTGGTCTCCGGCGCGTTCGCGCTGGTCACCGGGTTGACTTCGACGCTCCTGCCGCATCGCGGGTGGGGCCTGATCGCGGCCTGGGGATATCTCGTCGCGGCGCTGGTCGTCGTCGGGCAGCTCCTGGCGCAGCGTGCCGCACCGGCCGTTGCCGGTGATCGGATTCGGGCTTGGCTGGCCTGGCTGACCTGGGGCGCGGTGGCGCTGGTTCCACTGCTGGTGGAGGCGGTGCAGCGGGCCGGCGGACGTACCGACCGGGCCCAGGAAGAGGTGCTCGTCGTCGAGGCGATGGGAAAGTCGCTGCTCGAACACGGGACGCCCTACCTGAGCCGGGACGCGATCGCCGCGCTCCCGCTGCCCCTCACCGGCTACCGGCCGTACCAGCCGGGGATGGCGGTCTTCGGGCTTCCACGCGCGCTCGCCGGTGATCATTGGTGGACAGACGCGCGGATCTGGTTCGCGATCACCGCGGTGCTCGCGGTGGGCGGGGCGGTCGCCCTCCTGCGTTCTTTCACCCCATTTCCGGTACGGGCGATTCAGGCCGCCACCGTGCTGCCGGTGACCGCGTTGACGCTGGCCACCGGCGGGGACGACATTCCGGTCCTGGCGCTGTGCCTGCTCGCGCTGGCCCTCGCCGCGGTCGGCCGGTTCGGCTGGTCCGGCGTCGCGGTCGGGGCGGCCGCGGCCGCCAAGTTGTTCGCCTTCCCGGTGGTCGCGGTGCTCGCCGTCCTGGCCCTGGTCACCGGGCGCGGCCGGCGGTTCCTGCCGTTCGCCGTCGGGCTGCCGGTGCTGGCCCTGGTCCCGCCGCTGCTGGTGAACGCGGACTCGCTGATCGAGAACGTGCTCCGGTTCCCGCTCGGGCACGGGCTGGTCACCAGTCCCGCGCAGTCGCCGTTCCCCGGATACCTGATCGCCCAGCATCTGCCCGGCGGGCACGTCCTGGCGTCGGCGCTGCTGGGCGGGGCGGCGCTCGTGATCGGCTGGCTGCTGCTGCGCCGGCCGCCCCGGGACGCCGGACGGGCCGCGCTCTTCTGTGGATGGGGGCTGCTCGCGGCGATCCTGCTGATGCCGACCACCCGGTTCGGGTACCTGCTGTACCCGGTGGCCTTCCTGGTCTGGGCAGCCACGCTGTCCCGCCAGGCACAGGAGACGCACAGGTTCTTCCGTCCCGTCGGATGA
- a CDS encoding zf-TFIIB domain-containing protein: protein MQMTCPKCHGEMRVYERSGVTIDQCTECRGIFLDRGELEKLFAAEATYNNRPSSAPAPGAHTPPPPPPPAPHGGHGYPPPPPPPPPAYGVPVHHAPPAAHYPPPPVHYGHHGHYRQPHYGHHGHYRRRGFLHDLFD from the coding sequence ATGCAGATGACCTGTCCCAAGTGCCACGGCGAAATGCGGGTCTACGAGCGCAGCGGCGTCACGATCGACCAGTGCACCGAATGCCGCGGCATCTTCCTGGACCGCGGCGAGCTGGAGAAGCTCTTCGCCGCCGAGGCCACATACAACAACCGTCCCTCATCGGCGCCGGCCCCGGGTGCTCACACGCCGCCGCCCCCGCCGCCGCCCGCGCCGCACGGTGGGCACGGATACCCGCCGCCCCCGCCCCCGCCGCCGCCCGCCTACGGGGTGCCGGTGCACCACGCGCCGCCGGCCGCGCACTACCCGCCGCCGCCGGTGCACTACGGGCACCACGGGCACTACCGGCAGCCGCACTACGGGCACCACGGGCACTACCGTCGCCGGGGCTTCCTCCACGACCTGTTCGACTGA
- a CDS encoding YbaB/EbfC family nucleoid-associated protein — translation MTETADRAANQALRNDLEDVYGRYEELRSGVDELQRSLATMQVSAKSADGAVQATVNADGDLVGLRLDPQACREWNVDTLARVIVETVQHASAGKHRQVEQLVTNHRSPEEADPLAA, via the coding sequence GTGACTGAAACTGCTGATCGCGCGGCGAATCAGGCGCTGCGCAACGATCTTGAAGACGTCTATGGCCGCTATGAAGAACTACGCTCCGGAGTGGACGAACTACAACGTAGTCTCGCCACGATGCAGGTGAGCGCAAAGTCAGCGGACGGTGCCGTCCAGGCCACCGTGAACGCTGACGGCGATCTCGTCGGATTGCGCCTCGACCCGCAGGCCTGCCGCGAGTGGAACGTCGACACCCTGGCCCGCGTGATCGTGGAAACCGTGCAACACGCCTCTGCCGGCAAGCACCGCCAGGTGGAGCAACTGGTCACGAACCACCGCTCGCCGGAAGAGGCCGACCCACTCGCCGCCTGA
- the dnaB gene encoding replicative DNA helicase has translation MSITDDARPDPRPPSQPSGGPQGGGFSRSESPNGGQYDKAPPQDVAAEQGVLGGMLLSKDAIADVVEILKTNDFYRPVHSTVYDVILDLYGRGEPADALTVAAALADSGELQRIGGVPYLHTMIESVPTAANASYYARIVADRAILRRLVEAGTKIVQLGYNTSGNAGGDVDDIVDRAQQAIYDVTEKRVSEDFAALGDMLQPTLDEIEAVGASGGVMSGVPTGFADLDRLLNGLHPGQLIIVAGRPGLGKSTASMDFARNAAIRHGCASAIFSLEMSKIEMVMRLLSAEARVPLHTLRSGQLSDDDWTKLARRMGEISEAPIFVDDTPNMNLMEIRAKARRLKQRHNLKMLVIDYLQLMSSPKKTESRQQEVSELSRGLKLLAKEIECPVIGVSQLNRGPEQRTDKRPQLSDLRESGSIEQDADVVILLHRDDYYDKESPRAGEADFIVAKHRNGPTDTITVAAQLHLSRFVDMAI, from the coding sequence GTGTCGATCACCGACGACGCACGACCGGATCCGCGACCCCCATCTCAGCCGTCCGGGGGACCTCAGGGCGGCGGTTTCTCCCGCTCCGAGTCACCGAACGGGGGGCAGTACGACAAGGCGCCCCCACAGGACGTCGCCGCCGAGCAGGGCGTGCTGGGCGGCATGCTGCTGTCCAAGGACGCGATCGCCGACGTGGTCGAGATCCTGAAGACCAACGACTTCTACCGGCCGGTGCACTCCACCGTCTACGACGTCATCCTGGATCTGTACGGGCGGGGCGAGCCGGCCGACGCCCTGACCGTGGCCGCCGCGCTGGCCGACAGCGGCGAGCTGCAGCGGATCGGCGGTGTGCCCTACCTGCACACCATGATCGAAAGCGTCCCGACCGCGGCGAACGCTTCCTACTACGCCCGGATCGTCGCGGACCGGGCCATCCTGCGTCGTCTGGTCGAGGCCGGTACCAAGATCGTGCAGCTCGGCTACAACACCAGCGGCAACGCCGGCGGTGACGTCGACGACATCGTCGACCGCGCCCAGCAGGCCATCTACGACGTCACCGAGAAGCGGGTCAGCGAGGACTTCGCGGCCCTCGGCGACATGCTGCAGCCGACTCTCGACGAGATCGAGGCGGTCGGCGCGTCCGGCGGCGTGATGTCCGGCGTCCCGACCGGCTTCGCCGACCTGGATCGGCTGCTCAACGGCCTGCACCCGGGCCAGCTGATCATCGTGGCCGGTCGCCCCGGTCTCGGTAAGTCGACCGCGAGCATGGACTTCGCCCGCAACGCGGCGATCCGGCACGGCTGCGCCAGCGCCATCTTCTCGCTGGAAATGAGCAAGATCGAGATGGTGATGCGGCTGCTCTCCGCCGAGGCGCGGGTCCCGCTGCACACCCTCCGGTCCGGCCAGCTCTCCGACGACGACTGGACCAAGCTCGCCCGCCGGATGGGCGAGATCAGCGAGGCCCCGATCTTCGTCGACGACACGCCGAACATGAACCTGATGGAGATCCGCGCCAAGGCCCGCCGCCTCAAACAGCGGCACAACCTGAAGATGCTGGTCATCGACTATCTCCAGCTGATGTCCTCGCCGAAGAAGACGGAGAGCCGCCAGCAGGAGGTCTCCGAGCTGTCCCGTGGCCTCAAGCTCCTGGCCAAGGAGATCGAGTGCCCGGTGATCGGCGTCAGCCAGCTGAACCGTGGCCCCGAGCAGCGCACCGACAAGCGCCCCCAGCTCTCCGACCTGCGTGAATCCGGCTCCATCGAGCAGGACGCGGACGTCGTGATCCTGTTGCACCGCGATGACTACTACGACAAGGAGTCCCCGCGCGCGGGCGAGGCCGACTTCATCGTCGCCAAGCACCGAAACGGCCCCACCGACACGATCACGGTCGCCGCCCAGCTGCACCTGTCCCGCTTCGTCGACATGGCGATCTAA
- the rplI gene encoding 50S ribosomal protein L9: MKIILTQEVSGLGTPGDIVEVKNGYGRNYLLPQGFAIQWTKGAEKQVVVIKRAREAREIRDLGQATEVKEQLSGLKVTLNARTGNGGRLFGSITPAEIVDAVKAAGGPSLDRRRLELPGHIKTTGSYNVQVKLHPEVTATFPVNVVPSK; encoded by the coding sequence ATGAAGATCATCCTCACGCAAGAGGTCTCCGGCCTCGGTACGCCCGGCGACATCGTCGAGGTGAAGAACGGCTACGGCCGTAACTACCTGCTTCCGCAGGGCTTCGCCATCCAGTGGACCAAGGGCGCCGAGAAGCAGGTCGTCGTGATCAAGCGGGCCCGTGAGGCCCGCGAGATCCGTGACCTGGGCCAGGCGACCGAGGTCAAGGAGCAGCTCTCCGGCCTCAAGGTCACGCTGAACGCGCGCACCGGCAACGGTGGCCGCCTGTTCGGCTCGATCACCCCGGCCGAGATCGTCGACGCGGTCAAGGCCGCCGGCGGTCCGTCGCTGGACCGTCGTCGTCTCGAGCTGCCGGGTCACATCAAGACCACGGGCTCGTACAACGTTCAGGTCAAGCTGCACCCCGAGGTCACGGCTACGTTCCCGGTGAACGTGGTCCCCTCGAAGTAA
- the rpsR gene encoding 30S ribosomal protein S18 produces the protein MAKAAALRKPKKKVNPLDKDGITYIDYKDTALLRKFISDRGKIRARRVTGVTSQQQRQIARAVKNAREMALLPYTATAR, from the coding sequence ATGGCTAAGGCTGCGGCGCTTCGCAAGCCGAAGAAGAAGGTGAACCCGCTCGACAAGGACGGGATCACCTACATCGACTACAAGGACACCGCGCTCCTGCGGAAGTTCATCTCTGACCGGGGCAAGATCCGCGCCCGCCGGGTCACGGGTGTGACCTCGCAGCAGCAGCGGCAGATCGCCCGCGCGGTCAAGAACGCCCGTGAGATGGCGCTCTTGCCGTACACGGCGACGGCGCGCTGA
- a CDS encoding single-stranded DNA-binding protein, which translates to MAGETVITVVGNLTNDPELRFTQSGAAVCSFRIASTPRTLDRQSGEWKDGEPLFLACSVWRDAAEHVSESLQRGARVIVQGRLRQRTYDTKEGEKRTVIELEVDEIGPSLRYATAKVQKASRSGGGGGFGASGGGGGNRQQFSGGGNSGGGNTGGGGGRGNDFDDPWATAAPASSSGNRSGGGGNNSSFDDEPPF; encoded by the coding sequence ATGGCTGGAGAAACCGTAATCACGGTGGTTGGCAATCTGACCAACGACCCTGAGCTGCGCTTCACCCAATCGGGGGCGGCGGTCTGTTCATTCCGCATCGCCTCCACCCCGCGGACCCTTGATCGGCAGTCGGGCGAATGGAAGGACGGCGAGCCACTCTTCCTGGCGTGCAGCGTCTGGCGTGACGCCGCCGAGCACGTGTCCGAGTCGCTGCAGCGCGGCGCTCGGGTGATCGTGCAGGGCCGGCTGCGGCAGCGGACGTACGACACCAAAGAGGGAGAGAAGCGCACCGTCATCGAGCTCGAGGTCGACGAGATCGGTCCGTCTCTGCGCTACGCCACGGCGAAGGTGCAGAAGGCGAGCCGGTCCGGCGGCGGGGGTGGCTTCGGCGCCTCCGGTGGTGGTGGCGGCAACCGGCAGCAGTTCAGCGGTGGTGGCAACAGCGGTGGCGGTAACACCGGTGGTGGTGGCGGTCGTGGCAACGACTTCGACGACCCCTGGGCCACGGCTGCGCCCGCTTCCTCCAGCGGCAACCGTTCCGGCGGCGGCGGCAACAACTCCTCGTTCGACGACGAGCCTCCCTTCTAA
- the rpsF gene encoding 30S ribosomal protein S6 codes for MRHYELMVILDPSLEERTVAPSLDQYLNVIRTAGGSVEKLDVWGRRRLSFEINKKAEGIYAVIDLQATPEAVVELDRQLKLNESILRTKVIRPETR; via the coding sequence TTGCGTCATTACGAACTCATGGTGATCCTCGATCCTTCGCTCGAGGAGCGCACCGTCGCCCCGTCGCTCGACCAGTACCTGAACGTGATCAGGACCGCGGGTGGCTCGGTGGAGAAGCTCGACGTCTGGGGCCGTCGCCGGCTCTCGTTCGAGATCAACAAGAAGGCTGAAGGCATCTACGCGGTCATCGACCTGCAGGCGACGCCCGAGGCCGTGGTCGAGCTGGACCGTCAGCTCAAGCTCAACGAGTCCATCCTGCGGACCAAGGTCATCCGTCCCGAGACCCGCTGA
- a CDS encoding deoxyribonuclease IV: protein MRIGAHVDPTDPLAEAAARGAEAVQFFLADPQKFDDPLPREDAELLRASEVDVYIHAPYRLNLASLNNRIRIPSRKLLMTHARAAAAIGAKGLIVHGGHVDGGDLEAGFANWKKAFEYAEKDGGFPLPILIENTAGGTNACARRFDDLARLWDAVGGFGAGFCLDTCHAFAGGEDLVGIVDRLKAITGRIDLIHANDSKGGFDSGQDRHDNLGNGKIDPELVVAAIRASGAPAIVETPGGLDGQRADIALLRERSGV from the coding sequence ATGCGCATCGGAGCCCATGTCGATCCCACCGACCCGCTGGCCGAGGCCGCCGCCCGCGGCGCCGAGGCGGTGCAGTTCTTCCTCGCCGACCCGCAGAAGTTCGACGACCCGCTGCCCCGCGAGGACGCCGAGCTGCTGCGAGCGTCCGAGGTGGACGTCTACATCCACGCGCCCTACCGGCTGAACCTCGCCTCGCTGAACAACCGGATCCGCATCCCCAGCCGCAAGCTGCTCATGACGCACGCCAGGGCGGCCGCCGCGATCGGCGCGAAAGGCCTGATCGTGCACGGTGGGCACGTCGACGGCGGCGACCTCGAGGCCGGCTTCGCGAACTGGAAGAAGGCGTTCGAATACGCCGAGAAGGACGGCGGCTTCCCGCTCCCGATCCTGATCGAGAACACCGCCGGCGGCACCAACGCCTGCGCCCGGCGCTTCGACGACCTGGCCCGGCTGTGGGACGCGGTCGGCGGCTTCGGGGCCGGCTTCTGCCTGGACACGTGCCACGCCTTCGCGGGCGGGGAGGATCTGGTCGGCATCGTCGACCGGCTCAAGGCGATTACCGGGCGAATCGATCTGATCCACGCAAACGACTCCAAGGGCGGCTTCGACTCGGGCCAGGACCGGCACGACAACCTGGGGAATGGAAAGATCGACCCCGAGTTGGTGGTCGCTGCCATCCGCGCCTCCGGAGCCCCGGCCATTGTGGAGACTCCGGGCGGGCTGGACGGGCAGCGCGCCGACATCGCCCTGCTGCGTGAGCGGTCGGGCGTCTGA